In a genomic window of Clavelina lepadiformis chromosome 7, kaClaLepa1.1, whole genome shotgun sequence:
- the LOC143466124 gene encoding uncharacterized protein LOC143466124: MLTTLDNKCNSNVERQCHETEDPSSEKKLNLFLRSQKQLWPTRKTNLFHAMQTVNALRITLNSRKKTPPSLLVSYNEARIMKTFIVADSIHVRCNNDSRVVLGYLMQLIGCYYA; encoded by the exons ATGCTAACCACACTAGACAACAAATGTAACAGCAATGTTGAGCGGCAATGCCATGAGACTGAG GATCCGTCATCAGAGAAAAAACTTAATCTCTTTTTGAggtcacaaaaacaactttggcCGACCcgcaaaacaaatctttttcatgCAATGCAGACTGTTAAT gcaTTACGGATTACTTTAAACTCCAGAAAGAAAACACCGCcaagtttgcttgtttctTACAACGAAGCCAGAATCATGAAAACATTCATTGTTGCTGATTCAATCCACGTCAGATGTAACAACGATTCGAGGGTGGTGTTAGGTTATTTAATGCAACTTATCGGTTGTTATTATGCTTAG